The sequence GCACAATTTACTAAAGTTGAAGAAAACACATCTTCCGGTGACAAGAACCGGGCCATTGAAAAGACGGCAACCCGTCTGGCAAAAGTGCTCAAGGAAAAAGAGGCGTTGGTGTCCCGGCTGGATCAGATGTACAAGGGCCGTCTGGAAAAACTGGCTGAAATAAAACAAACGTATACAACCCTGGAAGCACAATTTGAAGAAATCATTGAGCAGAAAAAAGAAAAAAGGTTGTTTGAGCGTACAAATAAGGAAGCGCGGTTTGGGGCCCTTAATTCTCTCCAGCAGGAGTTCAGAACCCTGATTGAACATATCTTTATAGTTTCTGATCCCCAGTTCTGGATATCAGGCGTTGAAAAACTGTGGCAGGACGCACAGCTTTTGGCGTTATCATTTTTCTTTGTCCTGACTGTTGTGTTCGTCATCCTAAGGCGGCTTCGAAAAGCGGCTTCGGACTTAACGAATCTGCCTGTTGTGCAAAAGTTAGGCGCCTGGCATCAGATGGCTTTAGATCTACTGACCATGTCCATTATTCCGGCCGGGACTGCGTTGACAATTTTTTTGTACAGCCGTCTGGATGGAATGGTTCTGGTGTCCACAATTTTTCTGGAGGCCGCCCTGGTGATAATGATTCTGCTTGCGTGCAGGTGGATCTGCCGCGCCTTGAAAACGGTTTTTATTGATGCCGTGGGCGGGGAATCCAATACCCGGCATCTGATCCGTTTCACCCGGGCTGTTGCTGTTTTTATTATTGTCCATGGGATGTTGTACACCGTTTTGGGGCCAAGCTCGGCTCTGCTGATTTTGCTGCGTATGACAGGTACATTGATCATGTTTGTCTGGGCCCTGAAAACCTGGCGGAATGTCAATTTTAATACGCTTCAGTCTCCGGGGGAGAATCATCAGGATAGAAATCAGCTGATCCGGCTTTTAACCACCAAATATGTGATGCTTTTGATTTCCGGTGTTTCACTCATACTGGACATGACCGGTTATGAACTGCTTTCCTCCCACTGGGTCCTTTCCTGGGTTCAGAGTCTTGTGGTTTTTTTCTGGTGGGGGCTTTTTTATCATCTGCTCCAGGAATGGGATCTTTATTACCGGGAGCAAAGCCGTACCAGGACCGAAAAATTTATTTATGACGATTATCCTGTCCAGTGGCTGGTCATCCGGGCAGGTCAATTTTGCTGGATGGTTACCCTTTCAATTCTTCTTCTGCTGATTTGGGGGGCACCCAAGACTGTATTGGGTCATCTGTACCGGGTTTTGGCTATCCCTTTGAGCCTCGGCAGCATGCAGTTCAGCTTTTTAGGGGTGATTTGTGCGGGACTTGTACTTATTTTCACCTATGCCCTGGTGCGGATATGGAAATGGCTGTTCCAGAAAAAATTTTTAAACCGTTCGGGCATGGCCCAGGGCCTGCAGGAGTCCATTACAACCATATCTGCTTATGTTATTTGGGTCATAGGGCTTCTCATCGCCCTGCATGTTTTTGGGCTGAACACGGCGTCCCTGGCCGTTGCCTTTGGTGCCTTGGGCATTGGTATTGGATTTGGCCTGCAGAACATCGTGAACAATTTTATATCCGGTATTATCCTGCTGTTTGAGCGGCCCATCCAGGTGGGGGATGATGTGGAGGTCAACGGCACCTGGGCCAGGGTAAGAAAAATAAATGTCCGGTCCACAGTGGTGCAGACCTATGACAATGCCTCCCTGATTATTCCCAATGCCGATCTCATCAGCAATCAGGTGACCAACTGGAGTTTCAAGGATAAACGGATTCGCCGCAAAATCAGTGTAGGTGTGGCATACGGATCTGATGTGGAACTGGTGAGAACAATTTTATTGCAGATTCCCGGGGATGTGCCTAATGTCCTTCGCTACCCGGTGCCGGATGTAATTTTTACGGATTTTGGCGACAGTGCCCTGATTTTTGTGCTGCGGCTCTGGACCGATGTGGACCATATGCTGGAGGTGGATACGAATGTCAGATTTAAGATCGATAAAAAGTTCCGGGAAAACAACATAGAGATCAGCTTTCCCCAACGGGATATTCATATCCGGTCCATTGAGGGGGCTGACCGGTTTTTTCCTGCCAAAGCGCCGGAATCGCAACGCCCGGAACAGGAGAAAACGCATGATGATTGAAATTAATATAGACCTGTTCACCACCCTTTATAGATACTATCCAAAGGGCTCGGGTTCCCTTAAAGTGGATAAGGGCACGACTGCGGATGACCTGATCCGTAAGCTGGGCATCCCTGATGGGGCCGTCAGCCTGATTTTCATCAATGGCAAAAGAGTTATGCCTGACCGGAAACTTGAGGAAAATGATAAGGTTGGGCTGTTTCCTCTGGTTGCAGGGGGGTGATTTTACAAGAAACTACAGACAAGATACAAGCATGCCTATCCGGTTAAAACAGGTATAGTCATAAAACTTGTAGGGGCAGGCCCCTGTGCCTGCCCTTTTGGGGGTTAAGTTATTCCTAAGCGATCAAAGTTTTTCAAAGACTGCTGCAGCACCCATGCCGCCGCCGACACACATGGACACGATACCATATCTGCCGCCGACTTCTTTGAGGTTGGCAATGCATGTGGCTGTCAGTTTGGCACCGGTGCATCCTAGAGGATGGCCCAGGGCAATGGCGCCGCCATGAATGTTGATTTTATCCATGTACTTTTCAAGGCCGATTTCCCGGATGCAGTGGATGGCCTGGGAGGCAAAGGCTTCATTGATTTCATAAATGTCGATGTCGTCAATGGTCATTCCCACCTGTTTAAGCACTTTGGGGATGGCATATTTGGGGCCTACACCCATTTCATCTGACTTGCAGCCCACAGTGGTATACCCAACCAGTCTGGCAATAGGGGTCAGGCCTAATTCCTCACACGTTTCCCTGGAAGCAACAATACTGGCCGCTGCCCCGTCCGTGGTCTGGGAAGCGTTCCCGGCAGTAACGGAACCGTTCACTTTGAACACCGGTCCTAGTTTTGCCAGCCCCTCGGGTGTGGAGGCCCGGATCCCGTCGTCATGTTCAACAATAAAGGACTCTTTTTTATACGTACCGTCAGACTTTACAATATATTTGTAGGCCGGGGTAGGGATGATTTCAGTGAATTTTCCACCGTCTCTGGCTGCCATGGCCTTTGCCTGGGACTGGTAGGCAAACAGGTCCTGGTCTTCCCGGGAGATATTGTACCGCTCGGCCACGTTTTCAGCGGTGATGCCCATGGATATGTACATTTCAGGATTGGTTTTTGAATATTCCGGATGGGGCCGGGGGACGTTGCCGCCCATGGGTACAAAGGTCATGGACTCGCAGCCTGCACCCACGCAGATTTCCGACCAGCCCGCAGACACCCGCACAGAGGCCAGGGCAATGGCTTCAAGACCGGATGCGCAGAACCGGTTCACCGTGGCACCGGAGACCTCGTCCGGAAAACCTGCCATTTTAGCCGCGATCCGGCCTAAATTCAGACCCTGTTCCGCTTCGGGGAAAGCGCAGCCCAGCATGACATCGTCAATGTCTTCGGGTTTCAGGTTGGCGGTTCGTTCAACCGCTTCCTTTAAAATAAAAGAAATCAACTCTTCGGGCCGGGTCTGGCTGAACAACCCTTTATTTTGCTTGCAGCCCGGGGTCCGTACGGATTGTACTATATATGCGGCTCTCATTGTTTTATCCTCCTAATTTCTTAACGGTTTCCCGGTTTTCAGCATATGATCAATTCTGGCTATGGTTTTTTCTTCCCTGCAGAAGTCTACAAATGCCTCACGCTCAAGCTTGAGGATGGCTTCTTCGGCAATTTCACTGCCCTCGTTGGCATCTCCGCCACTTACGACATAGGCAATGCGTTTGGCCAAAAAGGCGTCATATTCACTCATGAATTTGCCGTTGAGCAGGTTGAACACCTCCGTATTCACCATGCCCTGACCCGCGTTGCCAATCACTTTAAGTTTCTTTTTCAGCGGAGGAATATATCCGTCATCCACCATCTTAAGCACTTCTTTCTTGGCTTCGCCCACAAGGTTATCCCGGTTCATAACAATCCGGTCGGCAAGGCCGAGAAACCCGTTATCCCGGGCCTGGGCGGCTGACATGGATACCACGGCCATGGCGATTTTCATGAATGCCTGGACGAATAATTTGGCCAGATTCACCTCTTTTACGGTTTTGCCCGGCAGGGCATCCACATATTTTTTCCACAGGTTCATGCAGCCGCCGCCGGCGGGCAGCAGGCCCACGCCGATTTCAACCAGACCCATGAAAAGTTCGGTATGGGCAACGATGCGATCCGCACCCAGGCAGGTTTCGCAGCCACCACCTAAGACCATGCCGTAGGGTGCGGCAACAACGGGGAAAGGTGCGTATTTGGCTCTCTGGATGCATTTCTGGCCTTTTGCCAGGAATGCATCAATTTCAGTGTATTTTTTTTCGTGGCACAGTTTGGAGACAAATGCAAGATCGGCACCGGCGGAAAATGCGCCGGGCATACCGCCGGCTTCGTTGCCGATAACAAGACCGGCACCGTTTTCTTCAACAAAGTCAAGGGCTTTGCCGATGGAATCAACGATTTCGCCGTTGATGGCATTCATCTTGGTGTGGAACTCAATGCAGAAAACGTCATCTCCGATGTTTACCAGCGATGCAGACGCATTTTGAAAAACTATTTTATCGTTGCCTTTGGCGGCAGCAATGGAAACCATGTGTTTAGAAACCGGAACCGCCTTATATTGACCTGACGAAAAATCAAAGTAGTAGCGGATACCGTTTTCAAGTTTGTAAAAAGATTTGTTGCCCTTGGCCAGCATGGCCGTCACATTGGCCGGAACATCAAGCCCTTCGGTTTTCATTCTTTCAACGGCGTCTTCAACACCATAGGCATCCCAGGTTTCAAAGGGTCCCATGGCAAAGTTGTAACCCCATTTCATGGCGTTATCGATTTCAACGATGGTCTCGGCGATTTCAGGCACCCGGTTGGCAGCATACTGGAACGCGTTGGCCTGGCATTTCCAGGCAAATTGGGCGCCTTTGTCATCGCCTTTGAGCACGCAGGCCAACTTTTCTTCAAGAGTGGCTTTTTTCTTGGCTTGGTCCAGGCAGGGAAATGAAG comes from uncultured Desulfobacter sp. and encodes:
- a CDS encoding mechanosensitive ion channel domain-containing protein, which translates into the protein MKKLHVQFIFRFFVILFAGVTVFSGFTFAFAEPEQNSTSQLIDELGAILEKSLNTELSDLEKYKTRMASEEQNQVYLAAAYNGYRVQLSSFWNLLLSEDADISQLQKSKAELKSSMVDAQKMVQGLIPGEDALKQELEHLKNQKLLVDKQMAQFTKVEENTSSGDKNRAIEKTATRLAKVLKEKEALVSRLDQMYKGRLEKLAEIKQTYTTLEAQFEEIIEQKKEKRLFERTNKEARFGALNSLQQEFRTLIEHIFIVSDPQFWISGVEKLWQDAQLLALSFFFVLTVVFVILRRLRKAASDLTNLPVVQKLGAWHQMALDLLTMSIIPAGTALTIFLYSRLDGMVLVSTIFLEAALVIMILLACRWICRALKTVFIDAVGGESNTRHLIRFTRAVAVFIIVHGMLYTVLGPSSALLILLRMTGTLIMFVWALKTWRNVNFNTLQSPGENHQDRNQLIRLLTTKYVMLLISGVSLILDMTGYELLSSHWVLSWVQSLVVFFWWGLFYHLLQEWDLYYREQSRTRTEKFIYDDYPVQWLVIRAGQFCWMVTLSILLLLIWGAPKTVLGHLYRVLAIPLSLGSMQFSFLGVICAGLVLIFTYALVRIWKWLFQKKFLNRSGMAQGLQESITTISAYVIWVIGLLIALHVFGLNTASLAVAFGALGIGIGFGLQNIVNNFISGIILLFERPIQVGDDVEVNGTWARVRKINVRSTVVQTYDNASLIIPNADLISNQVTNWSFKDKRIRRKISVGVAYGSDVELVRTILLQIPGDVPNVLRYPVPDVIFTDFGDSALIFVLRLWTDVDHMLEVDTNVRFKIDKKFRENNIEISFPQRDIHIRSIEGADRFFPAKAPESQRPEQEKTHDD
- a CDS encoding MoaD/ThiS family protein, whose product is MMIEINIDLFTTLYRYYPKGSGSLKVDKGTTADDLIRKLGIPDGAVSLIFINGKRVMPDRKLEENDKVGLFPLVAGG
- a CDS encoding thiolase family protein; the encoded protein is MRAAYIVQSVRTPGCKQNKGLFSQTRPEELISFILKEAVERTANLKPEDIDDVMLGCAFPEAEQGLNLGRIAAKMAGFPDEVSGATVNRFCASGLEAIALASVRVSAGWSEICVGAGCESMTFVPMGGNVPRPHPEYSKTNPEMYISMGITAENVAERYNISREDQDLFAYQSQAKAMAARDGGKFTEIIPTPAYKYIVKSDGTYKKESFIVEHDDGIRASTPEGLAKLGPVFKVNGSVTAGNASQTTDGAAASIVASRETCEELGLTPIARLVGYTTVGCKSDEMGVGPKYAIPKVLKQVGMTIDDIDIYEINEAFASQAIHCIREIGLEKYMDKINIHGGAIALGHPLGCTGAKLTATCIANLKEVGGRYGIVSMCVGGGMGAAAVFEKL
- a CDS encoding 3-hydroxyacyl-CoA dehydrogenase NAD-binding domain-containing protein; protein product: MIRKIRKAAVIGSGIMGGGIAALLAGAGVDVLLLDIVPFDLTDEEKKDPVARNRIVRAGMEAALATNPSLFYSKKDASRISTGNLDDDVEKLSECDWIVEVVVENLNIKRALFEKVANVRKEGTIVTSNTSGIPLKDMSQGLSQEFKAHFMGTHFFNPVRYMHLLELVPGAETKPDVMDFIARFGERNLGKGIVWAKDTPNFVGNRIGIQGIGACIKFMRQDKMTIPEVDALLGPALGRPKTAIFKTTDLVGIDTMVHVAKNSYDLCPGDEQRDTLVLPEFISTMVDKKMLGNKTQGGFYKTELTPEWKKLRKVLNIDTLEYEDFQRPSFPCLDQAKKKATLEEKLACVLKGDDKGAQFAWKCQANAFQYAANRVPEIAETIVEIDNAMKWGYNFAMGPFETWDAYGVEDAVERMKTEGLDVPANVTAMLAKGNKSFYKLENGIRYYFDFSSGQYKAVPVSKHMVSIAAAKGNDKIVFQNASASLVNIGDDVFCIEFHTKMNAINGEIVDSIGKALDFVEENGAGLVIGNEAGGMPGAFSAGADLAFVSKLCHEKKYTEIDAFLAKGQKCIQRAKYAPFPVVAAPYGMVLGGGCETCLGADRIVAHTELFMGLVEIGVGLLPAGGGCMNLWKKYVDALPGKTVKEVNLAKLFVQAFMKIAMAVVSMSAAQARDNGFLGLADRIVMNRDNLVGEAKKEVLKMVDDGYIPPLKKKLKVIGNAGQGMVNTEVFNLLNGKFMSEYDAFLAKRIAYVVSGGDANEGSEIAEEAILKLEREAFVDFCREEKTIARIDHMLKTGKPLRN